In Devosia beringensis, a single window of DNA contains:
- a CDS encoding mannitol dehydrogenase family protein translates to MTRLSAKTLSSIPAGVAVPDYDRSTLTAGIVHLGIGAFHRAHMAVYVDDLLKTHPDWAIVGASLRRPDTKEALEPQDGLYTIAVRDAAGTHPRVIGSIIDVLDANTQREELLALMASPQIRIVSLTVTEKGYCHDPATGELDERHPDIAHDLAKPTAPRSAPGMLVEALARRHAASVAPFAVMSCDNLPSNGETVKRIVTRFATLRDAALGAWVKEKVAFPGTMVDRIVPSTTDVDRATIAGLIGAEDAWPIMTEPFTQWVIEDHFPQGRPPFETVGAQLVSDVEPFERMKLRMLNGSHSTIAYLGYLAGYEYVSQAIADPAFFTLIHGLMTEEAMPTLDMPGTDLGAYRDELLARFANPALQHRTWQIAMDGSQKLPQRLLGTIRDRLKAGQSFDRLALGVAGWMRYVVGIDEKGGNIDVRDPLAMRMMAISAEAGDDAEALYIGLTAMTEVFGTDLADNQDFGDAVVTQLESLFDDGVVETIRELVG, encoded by the coding sequence ATGACGCGTCTGAGCGCCAAGACCCTGAGCAGCATTCCCGCCGGGGTGGCTGTGCCCGATTATGATCGCAGCACCCTGACCGCCGGGATCGTGCATCTGGGCATCGGCGCCTTTCATCGCGCCCACATGGCGGTCTATGTCGATGACCTGCTCAAGACCCATCCCGATTGGGCCATTGTCGGCGCGAGCCTGCGCCGCCCAGATACCAAGGAAGCACTCGAGCCGCAGGACGGGCTCTATACCATTGCCGTGCGCGACGCCGCGGGGACCCATCCCCGGGTCATCGGCTCGATCATCGACGTGCTCGACGCCAACACCCAGCGCGAGGAATTGCTGGCGCTGATGGCCAGTCCCCAGATCCGCATCGTCTCACTGACGGTGACCGAGAAGGGCTATTGCCACGATCCGGCCACCGGCGAGCTCGACGAGCGCCACCCCGACATCGCCCATGACCTGGCCAAGCCGACCGCGCCCCGTTCGGCCCCCGGCATGCTGGTTGAGGCCCTGGCGCGGCGCCACGCGGCGAGCGTGGCGCCCTTTGCGGTGATGAGCTGCGACAACCTGCCGTCCAATGGCGAGACGGTCAAACGCATCGTCACCCGCTTTGCCACCCTGCGCGATGCGGCGCTGGGCGCCTGGGTCAAGGAAAAGGTGGCCTTTCCCGGCACCATGGTCGACCGCATCGTGCCCTCGACCACCGATGTGGATCGGGCGACCATTGCAGGCCTGATCGGCGCCGAAGACGCCTGGCCCATCATGACCGAGCCCTTTACCCAATGGGTGATCGAGGACCACTTCCCCCAGGGCCGCCCGCCCTTTGAGACGGTCGGTGCGCAACTGGTCAGCGATGTCGAACCCTTCGAGCGCATGAAGCTGCGCATGCTCAATGGCAGCCACTCCACCATTGCCTATCTCGGCTATCTGGCGGGCTATGAATATGTTTCCCAGGCCATTGCCGATCCGGCCTTCTTCACGCTCATCCATGGGCTGATGACCGAAGAGGCTATGCCGACGCTGGACATGCCCGGCACCGATCTCGGCGCCTATCGCGACGAACTGCTGGCGCGTTTCGCCAATCCGGCCCTGCAGCATCGCACCTGGCAGATCGCCATGGATGGAAGCCAGAAGCTGCCGCAGCGCCTGCTCGGTACCATCCGTGACCGTCTCAAGGCCGGCCAGAGCTTTGACCGGCTGGCGCTCGGCGTCGCCGGCTGGATGCGCTATGTCGTGGGCATCGACGAAAAGGGCGGCAATATCGACGTCCGCGACCCGCTCGCCATGCGCATGATGGCCATATCAGCCGAAGCCGGAGACGATGCCGAGGCGCTTTACATCGGCCTGACAGCCATGACCGAAGTGTTCGGCACCGACCTGGCCGACAACCAGGATTTTGGCGACGCCGTGGTCACCCAGCTCGAGAGCCTGTTCGATGACGGCGTCGTCGAGACGATCCGCGAACTGGTTGGCTAG
- a CDS encoding sugar kinase → MIEMSGGEDRQYRLGYAGDTLNTAWYMRALLGDDWSVDYFTALGADKYSADIKAFLEANRIGTSHIRTIPERRPGLYMIHQADGDRHFTYWRDTSAAKLLADDKQALAQAVEGASMVYFSGITLAILAPRARGRLLGAIVRARDNGARIAFDTNLRPALWTSPRVMAGVLTAAASLCDIVLPTHTDEAPLFGDKNVDETADRYLELGVEEVVVKDGSGEALIATAHERVRVAPPAGATVIDATGAGDSFNGAYLSARLAGQSLQEAAEAAHRVARVVIGQKGALVDPKLVSL, encoded by the coding sequence ATGATCGAAATGAGCGGCGGCGAAGACCGTCAATATCGCCTCGGCTATGCCGGCGATACGCTCAACACCGCCTGGTACATGCGGGCGCTGCTGGGCGACGACTGGTCGGTGGACTATTTCACAGCCTTGGGCGCCGACAAATATTCGGCCGACATCAAGGCCTTCCTTGAGGCCAATCGGATCGGCACGAGCCATATCCGCACCATTCCGGAACGTCGGCCGGGCCTCTACATGATCCATCAGGCCGATGGCGACCGACACTTCACCTATTGGCGCGACACCTCGGCGGCCAAGCTGCTTGCCGATGACAAGCAGGCTTTGGCCCAGGCGGTCGAGGGTGCCAGCATGGTCTATTTCTCGGGCATCACCCTGGCCATCCTGGCGCCGCGGGCGCGCGGCAGGCTGCTGGGCGCCATCGTGCGGGCCCGCGACAATGGCGCCAGAATCGCCTTCGACACCAATCTGCGGCCGGCGCTGTGGACCAGCCCGCGGGTGATGGCCGGCGTGCTGACGGCCGCCGCCAGCCTCTGCGACATCGTGCTGCCCACCCATACCGACGAGGCGCCGCTGTTCGGCGACAAGAATGTCGATGAAACCGCTGACCGCTATCTCGAGCTGGGCGTGGAAGAAGTGGTGGTCAAGGACGGCTCCGGCGAGGCGCTGATTGCCACCGCGCATGAGCGGGTGCGCGTGGCGCCGCCAGCGGGCGCAACTGTGATTGACGCCACCGGGGCGGGCGACAGCTTCAACGGCGCCTATCTCTCGGCCCGGCTGGCGGGCCAATCGCTGCAGGAGGCGGCCGAGGCGGCGCATCGCGTTGCCCGGGTGGTCATCGGGCAGAAGGGCGCGCTGGTCGATCCTAAGCTGGTGTCGCTTTAG
- a CDS encoding DUF924 family protein: MQGADDVIDFWFVQHGKDDWFGGKAEFDAALAAGFADTHVAVARGEAWRWRATPEGRLAEIIALDQFSRQLHRGSSQAFAQDKMALVLAQEAIAAGADQALELDRRMFLYMPFMHAESLVIQEEGVQLFAQFDADLQKFMTGHRDTIARFGRFPFRNKALGRTSTPEETAYMAEQGERVF; this comes from the coding sequence ATGCAGGGCGCAGACGACGTCATCGATTTCTGGTTTGTCCAGCACGGCAAGGATGACTGGTTCGGCGGCAAGGCCGAGTTCGACGCCGCTTTGGCGGCAGGCTTTGCCGACACCCATGTCGCGGTGGCCCGGGGCGAGGCCTGGCGCTGGCGGGCAACGCCGGAGGGCCGGCTGGCCGAGATCATCGCACTGGACCAGTTCTCTCGCCAACTGCATCGCGGCTCTTCCCAGGCCTTCGCCCAGGACAAGATGGCGCTGGTGCTGGCCCAGGAAGCCATTGCCGCCGGCGCCGACCAGGCGCTCGAACTGGATCGCCGGATGTTCCTCTACATGCCCTTCATGCATGCCGAATCGCTGGTGATCCAGGAGGAAGGCGTTCAGCTGTTCGCCCAGTTTGATGCGGACCTGCAGAAATTCATGACCGGCCACCGCGACACCATTGCCCGCTTTGGCCGCTTTCCGTTCCGCAACAAGGCGCTGGGCCGGACCAGCACGCCCGAGGAAACCGCCTATATGGCCGAGCAGGGCGAGCGGGTGTTCTAG
- a CDS encoding VOC family protein: MIDTSVQTNVKSAPLLPLTTTLGPVHLAVTDRARALAIWQDVVGLDLIDETGNALTLGAGGKALIVLETGAIRPVVPRSLGLYHVAIHVPARADLAQMAVRALQRNVRISPTDHLVSEAIYLWDLDGNGIEITLETPWRGTLGDPDKGQTYAVTAAGQPHSGREAIDLDGLLGELGENPTLAARMPAGTRIGHVHVHVTDLDMAMDFYRDVIGFAGFLLIRSFGMGDVGLDYMPHTMAFNIWSGANAAQPIAGSAGLRWFTIVLPDATTLDDVEARLQRAGAPIEPLAQGIETRDPAGNRLHLVVSA; the protein is encoded by the coding sequence ATGATCGATACATCCGTCCAGACCAATGTGAAGTCGGCGCCTCTGCTGCCGCTGACCACCACGCTGGGACCGGTCCATCTCGCCGTTACCGACCGCGCCCGGGCACTGGCCATCTGGCAGGACGTGGTCGGGCTCGATCTCATCGACGAGACGGGCAATGCCTTGACCCTGGGCGCCGGCGGCAAGGCGCTGATCGTGCTGGAAACCGGGGCCATTCGGCCAGTGGTGCCGCGCAGCCTGGGGCTCTATCACGTCGCCATCCATGTCCCCGCCCGGGCCGACCTGGCGCAAATGGCGGTGCGCGCGCTGCAGCGCAATGTGCGGATTTCGCCCACCGACCACCTGGTCTCCGAGGCGATCTACCTGTGGGATCTCGACGGCAACGGCATCGAGATCACCCTCGAAACGCCGTGGCGCGGTACGCTGGGCGACCCCGACAAGGGCCAGACCTATGCGGTGACCGCCGCCGGCCAGCCCCATTCCGGCCGCGAGGCCATTGATCTCGACGGCCTGCTGGGCGAACTGGGTGAGAACCCCACCCTGGCCGCGCGCATGCCGGCCGGTACCCGCATCGGCCATGTGCATGTCCATGTCACCGACCTCGACATGGCGATGGATTTTTATCGCGACGTCATCGGCTTTGCGGGCTTCCTGCTGATCCGCTCCTTCGGCATGGGCGATGTCGGGCTCGACTACATGCCCCATACAATGGCCTTCAACATCTGGTCGGGCGCCAATGCGGCCCAGCCCATTGCCGGTTCGGCCGGCCTGCGCTGGTTCACCATCGTGCTGCCCGATGCGACCACGCTGGATGACGTCGAGGCGCGTCTGCAGCGGGCGGGCGCCCCAATCGAGCCGCTGGCACAGGGCATCGAGACGCGCGATCCCGCCGGCAATCGCCTTCACCTGGTTGTCAGCGCCTGA
- a CDS encoding SDR family oxidoreductase, translating to MHFTDKVALVTGAGSGIGKATALLLAKGGARVAVLSRTAEEIEATRDEIAQAGGEAIALTADISDMDDMRAAVDKIIASWGRLDIVVANAGVNGVWAPIDDLQPDEWDKTMAVNLGGTYRTVHLTVPHLKKAGGTIIIVSSINGTRTFTSAGATAYSATKAGQVAMAQQLAVELGPHKIRVNAVCPGAIDTEIDDNTDKRNVAAAEIPVEFPEGDIPLTGGEPGESHDVAEAIAFLASDAARHITGMPIYVDGGQSLLR from the coding sequence ATGCACTTCACCGACAAGGTCGCCCTGGTCACTGGCGCCGGCTCCGGCATCGGCAAGGCCACCGCCCTGCTGCTGGCCAAAGGCGGGGCGCGCGTCGCCGTGCTCAGCCGCACCGCCGAGGAGATCGAGGCGACCCGCGACGAGATCGCCCAGGCCGGTGGCGAGGCGATCGCCCTTACCGCCGACATTTCCGATATGGATGACATGCGCGCGGCCGTGGACAAGATCATCGCCAGCTGGGGGCGGCTGGACATCGTGGTGGCCAATGCCGGCGTCAATGGCGTCTGGGCGCCGATCGACGACCTGCAGCCCGACGAGTGGGACAAGACCATGGCAGTCAATCTGGGTGGCACCTATCGCACCGTGCACCTGACCGTGCCGCATCTCAAGAAGGCCGGGGGGACCATCATCATCGTCTCCTCGATCAATGGCACGCGCACCTTTACCAGTGCCGGCGCCACCGCCTATTCGGCCACCAAGGCGGGCCAGGTGGCCATGGCCCAGCAACTGGCGGTGGAACTGGGGCCGCACAAGATCCGGGTCAATGCGGTCTGCCCCGGGGCGATCGATACGGAAATCGACGACAATACCGACAAGCGCAATGTCGCGGCGGCGGAAATTCCGGTCGAGTTTCCAGAAGGCGATATTCCGCTGACCGGCGGAGAGCCTGGCGAAAGCCATGACGTTGCCGAGGCCATCGCCTTTCTGGCGTCGGACGCGGCCAGGCACATTACCGGCATGCCGATCTACGTCGATGGCGGCCAGTCGCTGCTGCGCTGA
- a CDS encoding methyl-accepting chemotaxis protein, whose product MTVLLMGIVATAIAGIAWRELGSLSATMDRVGEKEVAAREAMDLRMDVIAISRMTYQLVLDPAGVADFVTQADRRMTEMKARFPIIEAAADETELSQLEAVKPVMDAYFEKINGMLTVAAAQPFDAAALDAALADTLASQKVVTDTIKVYSTYSGELMASMRADAEASAFTAMLTLAISAAVGIAIGLTVSMLVGRRTIVSPVRNLTQTMSELADGKLDVEIANADAKDEIGAMARAVEIFRQNAKRVAALSAEEAAHNMAIVERADMMALLQAELAAVMKAASAGNFDQRVATNFSDGELNSLAASVNGLVDTVDRGLAETGTVLSAIANTDLTQRVTGDYQGAFGALKNNTNAVAEKLADIVAQLQDTSRSLKTATSEILAGANDLSERTTKQAATIEETSAAMETLADTVMKNAERAQQANGKAKEVTTSAEQSGEVMAKATGAMERITTSSAKISNIIGLIDDIAFQTNLLALNASVEAARAGDAGKGFAVVAVEVRRLAQSAASASADVKVLIEQSASEVRDGSRLVADAADRLNGMLEGVRASSTLMDGISRDSQEQSTGITEVSIAVRQMDEMTQHNAALVEEMNAAIEQTETQATELDIIVDIFKVSDARSQRSMGRAA is encoded by the coding sequence TTGACGGTCCTGCTGATGGGCATCGTCGCCACCGCCATTGCCGGCATTGCCTGGCGGGAGCTTGGATCGCTCAGCGCCACCATGGACCGGGTGGGTGAAAAGGAAGTGGCGGCACGCGAGGCCATGGACCTGCGCATGGACGTTATCGCCATCAGTCGCATGACTTACCAGCTGGTGCTCGACCCTGCCGGCGTCGCCGATTTCGTTACCCAGGCCGATCGTCGCATGACCGAGATGAAGGCCCGCTTTCCGATCATCGAGGCTGCAGCGGACGAAACCGAGCTCAGCCAGCTCGAAGCGGTCAAGCCGGTGATGGATGCCTATTTCGAAAAGATCAACGGCATGCTGACCGTCGCGGCAGCCCAGCCGTTCGACGCTGCCGCGCTCGATGCCGCCCTGGCGGACACCCTAGCCTCCCAGAAGGTCGTTACCGATACGATCAAGGTCTACAGCACCTATTCGGGCGAGCTGATGGCCAGCATGCGCGCCGATGCCGAGGCCTCGGCCTTCACCGCCATGCTGACCCTTGCCATCTCGGCAGCGGTGGGTATCGCCATCGGCCTGACTGTCAGCATGCTGGTGGGTCGCCGCACCATCGTCAGCCCGGTGCGCAACCTGACACAGACCATGAGCGAGCTGGCCGATGGCAAGCTGGACGTGGAAATCGCCAATGCCGACGCCAAGGACGAGATCGGCGCCATGGCCCGCGCCGTCGAAATCTTCCGCCAGAACGCCAAGCGCGTCGCCGCGCTCAGCGCCGAGGAAGCCGCCCACAACATGGCGATCGTCGAACGGGCCGACATGATGGCCCTGCTGCAGGCCGAACTGGCCGCCGTGATGAAGGCCGCCAGCGCCGGCAATTTCGACCAGCGCGTGGCGACCAATTTCAGCGATGGCGAGCTCAACAGCCTGGCTGCCAGCGTCAATGGCCTGGTCGACACCGTCGATCGCGGCCTGGCCGAGACCGGCACCGTGCTGTCGGCCATCGCCAATACCGATCTGACGCAGCGCGTCACCGGCGACTACCAGGGCGCCTTCGGTGCCCTCAAGAACAATACCAATGCCGTGGCCGAAAAGCTGGCCGACATCGTTGCCCAGCTGCAGGACACCTCGCGCTCGCTCAAGACCGCAACCAGCGAGATCCTGGCCGGCGCCAATGATCTGAGCGAACGCACGACCAAGCAGGCCGCGACGATCGAGGAAACCTCGGCCGCCATGGAAACGCTGGCCGATACGGTGATGAAGAATGCCGAGCGGGCCCAGCAGGCCAATGGCAAGGCCAAGGAAGTGACCACCTCGGCCGAACAGAGCGGCGAAGTCATGGCCAAGGCCACGGGTGCCATGGAGCGCATCACCACCTCTTCCGCCAAGATCTCCAACATCATCGGCCTGATCGACGATATCGCCTTCCAGACCAACCTGCTGGCACTCAACGCGTCGGTGGAAGCCGCCCGCGCTGGCGATGCCGGCAAGGGCTTTGCCGTGGTGGCCGTCGAAGTGCGTCGCCTCGCGCAGTCCGCAGCATCGGCCTCGGCCGACGTCAAGGTGCTGATCGAACAGAGCGCCAGCGAAGTGCGCGACGGCAGCCGGCTGGTTGCCGACGCGGCCGATCGCCTCAACGGCATGCTCGAGGGCGTCCGCGCCAGCTCGACGCTGATGGACGGCATTTCGCGCGACAGCCAGGAGCAGTCCACCGGCATCACCGAGGTCAGCATCGCCGTCCGGCAGATGGACGAAATGACCCAGCACAACGCCGCCCTGGTCGAGGAAATGAACGCTGCCATCGAGCAGACCGAGACCCAGGCCACCGAGCTCGACATCATCGTCGATATCTTCAAGGTGAGCGACGCGCGCAGCCAGCGCAGCATGGGCCGCGCCGCCTGA
- a CDS encoding ABC transporter ATP-binding protein, with protein MSRKKLDFRADAFRDVLGYTFRHWAKQPWRATLIAALVLTATLAEAFSPIFAGRMVDAIASGSGMDDAFWGPAMGAFATMVTLYLGAVVLRQLVFFNIISFTLAMMKDVIADAFHRVQRFSTDWHANSFAGSTVRKITRGSGALDLLNDTLLVALLPSVVMLIGATVILGSVWPVMGLVVGLGSLIYVGVTVWLSVSFVAPAGTLANAWDTRMGGALADAVSCNSVVKAFGAEEREEAILERVVGKWRLRTRRLWQRGTLNGGAQGLMMAAMQASILGTALLLWRQGLATPGDITFVLTMFFVLQGYLRDVGQHIRNLQRSVNDMEELVALGEQPMGIDDRPGSGPIRIGEGAIAFDNVTFQYGAHATPLYKDFSVTIASGERVGLVGHSGSGKTTFVKLIQRLYDVNEGTITIDGQNIADVQQSSLRSQIAIVQQEPILFHRTLAENIAYARPGATRAEIELAATQANAHHFIAGLPKGYETMVGERGVKLSGGERQRVAIARAFLADARLLILDEATSSLDSESEAQIQEAMERLMVGRTTLVIAHRLSTVRALDRLLVFDKGAIVEEGDHQALIKLKGGIYRGLFELQALELTKGLVA; from the coding sequence ATGAGTCGCAAGAAACTCGATTTCCGGGCCGACGCCTTCCGCGATGTGCTCGGCTATACCTTCCGCCACTGGGCCAAGCAGCCTTGGCGCGCCACGCTCATCGCCGCCCTGGTGCTGACGGCAACCCTGGCGGAGGCCTTCAGCCCGATCTTTGCCGGCCGTATGGTGGATGCCATTGCCTCGGGCAGTGGCATGGACGACGCCTTCTGGGGGCCGGCCATGGGCGCATTCGCCACGATGGTAACGCTCTATCTGGGCGCCGTTGTGCTACGCCAGCTGGTCTTTTTCAACATCATCAGCTTCACGCTGGCCATGATGAAGGACGTCATTGCCGATGCCTTTCACCGGGTGCAGCGCTTCTCCACCGACTGGCACGCCAACAGCTTTGCCGGCTCCACCGTGCGCAAGATCACGCGCGGCTCGGGCGCGCTCGACCTGCTCAATGACACGCTGCTGGTGGCCCTGCTGCCTTCGGTGGTCATGCTGATCGGGGCGACGGTCATCCTGGGCTCGGTCTGGCCCGTCATGGGCCTGGTCGTGGGCCTCGGCTCGCTGATCTATGTCGGGGTGACGGTCTGGCTGTCGGTGAGCTTTGTCGCGCCGGCCGGCACGCTGGCCAATGCCTGGGACACCAGGATGGGCGGCGCGCTGGCCGATGCGGTCAGCTGCAATTCGGTGGTCAAGGCCTTCGGCGCCGAAGAGCGCGAGGAAGCCATTCTCGAGCGCGTGGTGGGCAAGTGGCGCCTGCGCACGCGCCGGCTCTGGCAGCGCGGCACCCTCAATGGCGGCGCCCAGGGGCTGATGATGGCGGCCATGCAGGCCTCCATCCTGGGCACGGCGCTGCTGCTCTGGCGGCAGGGCCTGGCGACGCCCGGCGACATCACCTTCGTGCTGACCATGTTCTTCGTGCTGCAGGGCTATCTGCGCGATGTCGGCCAGCACATCCGCAACCTGCAGCGCTCGGTCAATGATATGGAAGAGCTGGTCGCACTGGGCGAGCAGCCCATGGGCATTGACGACAGGCCCGGTTCCGGCCCGATCCGCATCGGGGAGGGGGCCATCGCCTTCGACAATGTCACCTTCCAGTATGGCGCTCATGCCACCCCGCTCTACAAGGACTTCTCGGTCACCATTGCCTCGGGCGAGCGCGTCGGCCTGGTCGGGCATTCCGGCTCGGGCAAGACGACCTTCGTCAAGCTTATCCAGCGGCTCTATGACGTCAATGAAGGGACCATCACCATCGATGGCCAGAACATTGCCGACGTGCAGCAGTCGAGCCTGCGCAGCCAGATCGCCATCGTGCAGCAGGAACCCATCCTGTTTCACCGGACCCTGGCCGAGAACATCGCCTATGCCCGTCCCGGCGCCACGCGCGCCGAGATCGAGCTGGCGGCGACGCAGGCCAATGCGCATCACTTCATCGCCGGCCTGCCCAAGGGCTACGAGACCATGGTGGGCGAGCGCGGCGTGAAACTGTCGGGCGGCGAGCGCCAGCGCGTCGCTATCGCCCGAGCCTTCCTCGCCGATGCGCGGTTGCTGATCCTCGATGAGGCCACCTCGAGCCTCGACAGCGAGAGCGAGGCGCAGATCCAGGAGGCAATGGAGCGACTGATGGTGGGCCGCACCACGCTGGTCATCGCCCATCGTCTGTCGACGGTGCGGGCACTTGACCGGCTGCTGGTCTTCGACAAGGGCGCCATCGTCGAAGAGGGCGATCACCAGGCGCTGATCAAGCTCAAGGGTGGCATCTACCGCGGCCTGTTTGAGCTTCAGGCGCTCGAACTGACCAAGGGCCTCGTGGCCTGA
- a CDS encoding lipid kinase: MSALPARRRALMLVNPNARRGTAALEPVVDHLRAGGIDAIIERFNAPEEVSADIARRRHEADLVIVCGGDGTINSAARGVLETGLPMGIMPMGTANDLARTLGIPDDLLKAADVILAGHLSRVDLGEVNGHPFFNVASLGLSVDLARGLTPEAKRRWGKLGYGLAALKVLLKARPFRAEIISDIGTVSVKTLQIAVGNGVHYGGGTVIHADATIEDGHLDLYSLELESVWKFGLMLGAFRRGEHGVWDEVRTAKSTEFDIRTKEPMPINTDGDIVTQTPAHFIIRPSAISVFAPAGEATGAAG; encoded by the coding sequence ATGTCAGCCCTTCCCGCCCGCCGTCGTGCCCTCATGCTCGTCAACCCCAATGCCCGCCGGGGGACTGCCGCGCTCGAACCGGTAGTCGATCACCTGCGCGCCGGTGGCATCGATGCCATCATCGAGCGCTTCAATGCGCCCGAGGAGGTGTCGGCCGACATTGCCCGGCGCCGGCATGAGGCGGACCTGGTGATTGTCTGCGGCGGGGACGGCACCATCAATTCGGCCGCCAGGGGCGTATTGGAGACCGGCCTGCCCATGGGCATCATGCCGATGGGGACGGCCAATGACCTGGCGCGGACCCTGGGCATTCCGGACGACCTGCTCAAGGCCGCCGATGTCATCCTGGCCGGCCATCTCAGTCGGGTCGACCTTGGTGAGGTCAACGGACATCCATTCTTCAACGTGGCGAGCCTGGGCCTCTCGGTCGATCTGGCGCGCGGCCTGACGCCTGAGGCCAAGCGGCGCTGGGGCAAGCTGGGCTATGGCTTGGCCGCCCTCAAGGTGCTGCTGAAGGCCAGGCCCTTTCGCGCCGAGATCATCAGCGACATCGGCACGGTCAGCGTCAAGACGCTGCAGATTGCCGTCGGCAATGGCGTGCATTATGGCGGCGGTACCGTCATCCATGCCGATGCCACCATCGAGGACGGGCACCTCGACCTCTATAGTCTCGAGCTCGAGAGTGTGTGGAAGTTCGGGCTGATGCTCGGCGCCTTTCGCCGCGGCGAGCATGGCGTCTGGGATGAGGTGCGCACTGCCAAGAGCACCGAATTCGATATTCGCACGAAAGAGCCGATGCCGATCAATACCGATGGCGATATCGTCACCCAGACCCCGGCGCATTTCATCATCAGGCCGAGCGCCATCTCGGTTTTCGCGCCCGCCGGGGAGGCGACAGGTGCGGCCGGCTGA
- a CDS encoding aminopeptidase, translating into MTIDPVKLDKLAQVAIKVGLQLAEGQDLIMTAPMTAAPLVRRITEHAYKAGAGLVTTLYSDEEATLARYQHGHDSSFDKAAGWLYSGMAEAFKGNAARLAIAGDNPMMLAGQDPDKVSRAQRANSAAYKPALQLITGFDINWNIVSYPSAAWAKLVFPDDSEEVAVGKLADAIFKASRVDVDDPIAAWAEHNANLKARWTWLNGKAFSALHYTGPGTDLTVGLADDHRWKGGASEAKNGITCNPNIPTEEVFTTPHRLRVDGHVAATKPLSHNGTLIEEMQARFEGGRLVELKAAKGQDIFNKVLDTDEGGRHLGEVALVPHSSPISASGVLFFNTLYDENASCHIAQGQCYSDCFVGGKDLTQAEINARGGNSSNIHIDWMIGSDKIDIDGVHADGSVEPVMRKGEWAY; encoded by the coding sequence ATGACCATCGATCCCGTCAAGCTCGACAAGCTCGCCCAGGTTGCCATCAAGGTCGGCCTGCAACTGGCCGAGGGCCAGGACCTGATCATGACCGCGCCGATGACCGCCGCTCCCCTGGTGCGCCGCATCACCGAGCACGCCTACAAGGCCGGCGCGGGCCTGGTCACCACCCTCTATTCGGATGAGGAAGCAACCCTGGCACGCTACCAGCATGGTCACGACTCCAGTTTCGATAAGGCTGCCGGCTGGCTCTATTCGGGCATGGCCGAGGCCTTCAAGGGCAATGCAGCGCGCCTGGCCATTGCCGGCGACAATCCGATGATGCTGGCGGGCCAGGACCCCGACAAGGTCAGCCGGGCGCAGCGCGCCAATTCGGCCGCCTACAAGCCGGCTTTGCAGCTGATCACGGGCTTTGACATCAACTGGAACATCGTCTCCTACCCCAGCGCGGCCTGGGCCAAGCTGGTCTTCCCAGACGACAGCGAAGAGGTCGCGGTCGGCAAGCTGGCCGATGCCATCTTCAAGGCCAGCCGCGTCGATGTCGACGACCCGATTGCGGCCTGGGCCGAGCACAATGCCAATCTCAAGGCGCGCTGGACCTGGCTGAATGGCAAGGCCTTCTCGGCGCTGCACTATACCGGCCCGGGCACCGACCTGACCGTGGGCCTGGCCGATGACCACCGCTGGAAGGGCGGCGCCTCCGAGGCCAAGAACGGCATTACCTGCAACCCCAATATCCCTACCGAGGAAGTGTTCACCACGCCGCACCGCCTGCGCGTGGACGGCCATGTCGCCGCTACCAAGCCACTGAGCCACAATGGTACCCTCATCGAGGAGATGCAGGCACGCTTCGAGGGCGGAAGGCTGGTCGAGCTCAAGGCCGCCAAGGGGCAGGACATCTTCAACAAGGTGCTTGATACCGACGAGGGTGGCCGTCACCTCGGCGAAGTCGCGTTGGTGCCACATTCCTCGCCCATTTCCGCCTCGGGCGTGCTGTTCTTCAACACGCTCTATGACGAGAACGCCTCCTGCCATATCGCCCAGGGGCAGTGCTATTCGGACTGCTTTGTCGGCGGCAAGGACCTGACCCAGGCCGAGATCAATGCACGGGGCGGCAACAGCTCCAATATCCATATCGACTGGATGATCGGCAGCGACAAGATCGACATCGACGGCGTGCATGCCGATGGCAGCGTCGAGCCGGTCATGCGCAAGGGCGAATGGGCCTATTGA